From Desulfotignum phosphitoxidans DSM 13687:
ATCACATCCGGAATATTACCGGGTTGCTTAGAGAAGGCTATCGGTTCGCCAGCCTTGACGGAATATAAGGTCAAAAGCTTGATGGTGTTGAGTCCGTCGCCATCCTTGTTGAATCCCTGTCGTGCCTCCGACTGATTTTCAGAATAGGTCGAAATAGTGGTAGAGTCAAACGCCAGCATAGGAGACTTCCCCAAGTGTGCCGCCCGAGCTGAAAAATAGCGCTGAACGCCTTCCTCATTGCGACCAATATCCTTAAACAGGCTACCATAGACGTCCTCAGTGATCGCTTCGCGATATGGAAGGGGGTGCATCACCTGCCAACTCTCAAGACGTGGCAGCGTGTTGCCACCGGAACCAATCCAGTAGCGCGCGATAGAAAGTATCTTTGCCGCATCACCCTCGCTGAATGAAGCACATACATCATTATCAATGCCGGAAACCTTGCCAACCCATTCCAGTATGTCCGTGAGGCCGGTATGCCGACGTGTTGCATCGACAAGGCCTCCTTCGCCTTTATGTTTTTTCGGACGAGTCGGCAAAATTTTTTGTGTTCCAGCCTTGATTTTCCCTTTGAGTTTCTGACTGACCGTATAGGTCTTTCTGGTTTTTTCGTCGTAGGCTGTAACCCGTTCATAGACGTAAATATCCCCATTCGGACGCTTTTCACGCCGTTCACCGACGTGAGTTTTTCCTGTTATTGGTTTAGCCATGCAAAAACCCCCTTTTAAAGTGTTCGTATAAATATAATACAAACACGTTAAAAAGTCAAAGGAAAAGCATGGATTTTCAAATAATTAGAACGTTTGGCGTTGTGTTTTCTATTTAAGGTGTGCGCTTTGTACGATTTTCAGGTTATACAGACAGAGCTATGGATGATTTGGACCTCGCATTTGCATGGTATGAAAGGCAAAGACGGGGACTGGGTTTTGATTTTTTGGATTGTGTCGAAATCGCTGTAAAATCAATCATTGAAAATTATGCAATGTACAGAATTCATTATCTAAACTTCAGAGGTTGTGTGGTTAGACGATTTCCATTTACTGTGTTTTATACAGTCGAATAAAATGAAATAGTTCTTCATTCGGTTTTTGACAATAGACAGAATCCTGAAAAAAAGCCTTAACAATCGCATTCGCTCGAACAACTTTAAAAAACGAAAGTCCTCTTTTCTTTTCCAGAAATTCATCCGAAAGCAGAAGTGTCCACTGATTATCAGCCCTTTGAAAAATGGGTATGAAAGAGAAGTGAATCAGCCGAAGGCAACTATTCTATAATTTCGAATAGTTGCATGTGAGGGGAAAACAAATTGATTGAATCAACCAGTGGAAATATCATCAAGGACAATGCAGAGGCCCTGGGTTTTCGGAAATGACAAAGCCCGGCCAGCTCAACCAAAACAGTCATCTTGATATGATTTCATTTTTTTATTACCAAATAAACAATATTTCTTGACAATAAAAAATCTATATGGTTTTTTAATCCATCATGACTGCTGATCTCTCTTTCATAGGCAGAAACATTCGATTTCTAAGACGGTCCAGAAACTGGACCCTGGAAGATCTGTCTTCCCGCATCGATATTCACAAAGTGGCCCTGGGCCGCATCGAAAGAGGCATCAATCTGCCGTCAGCCATGGTGATCTATCAACTGTCCACGGCTTTCAATGTGCCCGTGGACACCCTGTTCTCCCCGGATCCCATCCACCAGGCCCCCGTGGCAACCACGGAAACTACGGATACCTGTTTCATTTCACTGGATCCGGAACCGGCCCCCCTTGCCGCAGCCCTCATGAATGCCTGCCGGGAGATCATGGCCGCGTTCCATGCTCTGGAAGATATCTGCCGGGTGCCCAAACATGCCACCGTTCCTCTGTCCATCCCGTTTGACCCCGACTATCCGGGCATGGAAACGCTGGCGGCCCGGATGCGCACTTATCTGGCCACGGGCGATGCCGTGGTGTTTGACTATCTTGAGCTGTTTGAAAACGCGGGCCTGCGGGTCATCCTTTTTCCCTTTCCCCGGGGCGCTGCCTCAATGGAATCCGTCTCATTTTACGAACCCGCATTTCACAATGCCTTCTTTTTTATCAACGCCCGGAACAATACGGAAAAACAGCTGTTCTCCCTTGCCAGAGAACTGGGCAGCATCCTGGTGTCCAACCAGATGAACCGCCGGAAAACCCCTTTGTTCCCCCCATCCGAAGATGATGCCGGCCGGCCCATCAACCCGGCCCGTGCCGCCGGACGCTTTGCTTCCACCTTTCTGATGCCCGAACCTGCCGTGCGCGCCACGGTCGGCCAGCTGGGCGTATCCAAAGATGCCTGGTCCTGGGACCTGCTCCTTCGTATCAAACACCGGTTCGGTGTGTCTGCCCAGACCTTTCTCTACCGGCTCCACGAGCTGGATCTGATCTCCGGCCCCACCAGAAATACCCTTGATACCCAAATAAAAGATTTTTACGCTGCCAACGGCCCCATAGAACCGGATGCCTCCCGCCGCTGCCTCACCCCCAACGGCCGGTTTTTTGATCTGCTGCTGACGGCGGAAACCATAAAAGATGCTCAATGTGAAGTGAAAAATATTCACAAAATAACTGTAAAATATCGGTTTCTTAGCATTTGAAACCAGAACCCCGAAAGGCTAATTGAGTTAGATTGATTAAATCACATAATCGGCAAAAGGTAATGCGGAGAATAAAATGAAACAATTTTATGCGCATTCAACAGATTCAAAAGATACGTCAGATTGGCAGCTTCTTGATACACATTTGGACAATGTAGCCAAAAGAGCAGGCAGGTTTGCCGATTGTTTTGACGGCAAGGAATGGGCTGAAACGATTGGAAAAATTCATGATCTTGGTAAGGGAAGTTGCTCTTGGCAAGCCTATCTCCGTCATGTGACCGGAGTTGTTGATGAATTTTGCAAATATTTTGAAGGGCATCCATCCCATGCGTTTACAGGTGCACAGGTACTATATAATCTTTCTAAAGACACCGGAAAACTTTTGTCTTATTGTGTGGCAGGGCATCACGGGGGGTTGCCGAACTGGAGCGACACGTCAGCATCAGCCTTGAAAGATCGGTTATCGCAGCAATATCCAAAAGTGGATGTTGCATATTCCATCCCTAAGCTTCCCGGATCATGTCCATTGGTTTTTGACCAATCTCGTTTGGGATTTCAGTTTCAATTTTTTACAAGAATGTTATTTTCCTGTCTGGTAGACGCTGATTTCCTTGATACTGAGGAATCGATCGATGGAAACAAGGCAGTCTGGAGATCTCAATATGCATCCCTCGATAAGATTTCTCAAAAATTTTGGCTAAATTTCAAAACACTCCGGAATACAGCTGATTTAAAACTATTGGTAAACAGGCAGCGGGAAAATGTTCTCAGGGACTGTTTGGCAGCGGCAGAGGAAAATCCGGGAATTTTTTCTTTGACAGTTCCGACTGGAGGAGGAAAAACGCTGGCTTCTTTGGCATTTGCTTTAAATCACGCTCAAAAATTTGATAAGCAGCGAATTATTTATGTGATCCCTTTTACCAGCATTATTGAACAAAATGCCAAAGTGTTTCGCGGCATGGTCGGAAACGATAGTGTTCTCGAACATCACTGCAATTTTTCAGTAGACGAGGGAGATTGGAAAACCAAACTGGCATCTGAGAATTGGGATGCACCGGTTATTGTGACAACGAACGTACAATTTTTTGATTCGTTTTATGCAAACAAACCGTCAAAATGTCGAAAACTGCACAATGTGGCCAATAGCATCATCATTTTTGATGAAGTCCAGGCGATCCCGGTTGAGAACCTGAAGCCCTGCCTTGAGGTCATCAGAGAATTATCATTGAATTACAATGTCACCTCAGTATTATGCACCGCAACACAACCTGCCATTCATTTTTCTGAATCCTTTAAATCAGGCCTGAAAGATGTCAAAGAAATAATTCAAAATATCCCCGATCTTTTTTCTAAGCTTAAAAGAACTGAAGAAACATATATCGGACAACTCAGTGTTCAGGAAATAGCAGGTAGGCTTAGCGGATATAAGCAGGTTTTGTGTATAGTAAATACCCGCCAACAGGCACTTGACATATACAACGCCCTGCCGGAATCTAATGAAAATTTTCATTTAAGTGCCTTGATGTATCCGGCACATCGGACAAAAATGTTCGAAAAAATCAAATCCTTACTTGATCCATCAAAGAAAATGCCTTGTCGAGTAATCAGTACTCAGCTGATTGAGGCAGGTGTTGACATTGATTTTCCTTGTGTCTTCAGAAGTGTAGCAGGGATTGACAGTATCGCTCAGGCTGCCGGGCGATGTAATCGAAATGGATTGCATGATCAGCCACAGAAAGTTTATATTTTTGATGTGACTGAAGCCCCTAATCAAATGTTTTTCCGCAAGGCAGCCCAATCTGCAGAGAAGCTTTTTGAAAGATTTGATTTGAAACTGACTTCACCGGAATGTGTGAATGAATATTTTTTGGATTTTTTTTGGAAAAATGAGCAGCATATGGATCGGAAAGCAATATTGGAAAAATGCGGTATGGCCCAATCTTTGGATATACCGTTCAAAGAAATTTCAGAATTTAAAATGATCGATTCACCGACTGTTCCGATTGTCATTGCTCTTGAAGATGAGGCGAGAAAGCTCACAGACCTTCTACCACTTGAAAAATATCCGGGAAGGGTTCTCAGAAAACTTCAACAGTATTGTGTTCAGATATATCCATATCAGCTGGACGCAATAAAGGATTGGTTGGAAAATCCCATCTCTGGAGTATGGGTGCTGCGTTCAGATTTGCTTTATGAAAGAAAAACAGGATTGAAGTGCGATCCGCCCAGAGGAAATGCATTTTTTGGATAAAATCAGGAGGGAATTATGGGTTATGGAATTAAATTGAGAGTTTGGGGGGATTATGCGTTATTTACACGCCCGGAAATGAAAGTTGAAAGGGTATCATATGATGTAATGACACCATCTGCTGCCAGGGGTATTCTGGAAGCAATTTTTTGGAAACCCGCAATTCGATGGATTGTTGACCGGATACACGTGCTGAACCCCATTTGTTTTGAGAATATCAGGCGTAATGAAATCGCAAAAAAAACATCTGTGTCCAGTACTGATATGCGGGGTAGCAAAGAATTATGCATTTATTCTGATGATTCAGACATCCGGCAGCAAAGATCTTCCATGGTTTTACGCAATGTGGATTACGTGCTTGAAGCTCATTTTGAATTGACAGGAAAAGAAAAAGGAGATCCGGGAAAGTTTTTGGCCATATTTGAGCGGCGTGTCAAAAAAGGCCAATGCTTCCACCGGCCATATTTCGGCTGCCGGGAGTTTCCGGTAAATTTTGAGTGGTGTACACATATACCGGCATCACCTTTCAGCGGGGAGCAGGATTTCGGGTTTATGTTGCATGACATTGATTTCAGTAACGATATGACGGCTCAATTTTTCCGGGCTGTCATGAAAAATGGGGTGATTGACTGTCGAAAGGAGGTGGTGTCATGATTTTTCATTCGTTAATATCCTTGTATGACAGGTTGTCGGATACTGACAAGGTCCCACCTTATGGCTTCAGCTTTGAAGATATTGGATTTATGGTCATTATCGACAAAAAAGGAAAACTTGTTGGTGACCCACAAGATTTGAGGCAGCAAATCAAGGCGGATACATATCAATATCACACTTCCATGGTACCATATTCAAACAAGGTCAATGTTCGTTCCGGAAAAGGTGCAGTTGAAACCCCGAATTTCATGGTGGACAAGGCGGATTATATTTTTGGTATGTCAGGTAAGTCTGAAAAAAAAGGGCACCATTGTTCCTTTTTTAAGCGAGTTCAAGAGGTTTGTGATAATTCATCTGATGAAGGAATTTTAGCTGTAAAAGCGTTCTGTGAAACATGGAACCCTGATGATTCACCCCGGCTAAAATATTGGAATGAGATGTGCGGCACACATGGAAAATGGATTGCTTTCCGGCTTCAAGGAGATCCAGGGTTTATTCATGAGCGCGATGAGGTCAAAAAAAGATGGACTGATTTTATTACCAAAGAAGAATATCCTAAAGGCGTCAGTTTTATTGATGGAAAAGAACATAATATTCAACATCAATTCGCTCAGTTCAAATTCGGTTCAGGCGCTTCGCTGGTTTCTTTTAATGAAGTGGCGTATGAATCGTACAGCAAAAAAAGGGGAGAGAATGCACCCATATCAGTGGCAGCAGAATTTAAATCCTCAGCTGCTTTAAAATTTTTGTTTCGCAGCAAAACACAGCGGATGCGGATCGGGGATGCGACCGTGGTTTTCTGGGCAGAGCGGAAATCATCAATTGAAAAGATTTTTGGTCAGATATTGAATCCATCTTGGGAGGACCAGGCAGCTGCTAATCAAGTAAAGATGTTTCTGGGAGGGGTTAAGAAAGGGGTATTACCCAATGATTTGCAAAGTGAAGAAAATTTGAAATTCTTTATTCTGGGGCTGTCTTTAAACAAAGCCAGACTGGCCCTCAGGTTCTGGTTTGTCTGTACAGTGGGCGATTTGATCAAAAAGCTTCAAGCCCATTTTTCTGACCTTGAAATGGAATTAAGTTCTGAAGACGATATCCAATATCCTGGAATCTGGCACTTGTTGAAAGAAACGGCGAGAGAGACAAAGAATATTTCACCCGTGCTGAGCGGGGCATTGACCCGGTCTATTCTTACTGGTGCAAACTATCCACAGGGCTTTTTTCAAAGTGTTCTGGGGCGTGTCCGGGTTGATCGTAAGATAAATTATCTGAAAGCTTCAATTATAAAAGCGGTTTTACAACGAAACTATAAAAAGGAGATTCCCATGAGTTTGGATACCGAAAGAAAAGACGTGGCATACCTGCTTGGGAGATTGTTTGCCGTACTGGAAAAAGCTCAAAAAGATGCGTTGGGAAAAATTAATACGACCATAAAAGACCGATTTTTCAGTGCTGCTTCTGCAACCCCTGCCAGTGTCTTTCCTCGTCTTTTACGCCTGTCTCAACATCATATTGAAAAATCAGAGTACGGGTACAAATCAGATCAGCGCATTTCAGAAATAATGGAGCATATTGATAATTTTCCTTCACATATGGACCTGCAGAATCAGGGTGTATTTGCCATAGCAT
This genomic window contains:
- a CDS encoding type II toxin-antitoxin system RelE/ParE family toxin; this translates as MRFVRFSGYTDRAMDDLDLAFAWYERQRRGLGFDFLDCVEIAVKSIIENYAMYRIHYLNFRGCVVRRFPFTVFYTVE
- a CDS encoding helix-turn-helix domain-containing protein, translated to MTADLSFIGRNIRFLRRSRNWTLEDLSSRIDIHKVALGRIERGINLPSAMVIYQLSTAFNVPVDTLFSPDPIHQAPVATTETTDTCFISLDPEPAPLAAALMNACREIMAAFHALEDICRVPKHATVPLSIPFDPDYPGMETLAARMRTYLATGDAVVFDYLELFENAGLRVILFPFPRGAASMESVSFYEPAFHNAFFFINARNNTEKQLFSLARELGSILVSNQMNRRKTPLFPPSEDDAGRPINPARAAGRFASTFLMPEPAVRATVGQLGVSKDAWSWDLLLRIKHRFGVSAQTFLYRLHELDLISGPTRNTLDTQIKDFYAANGPIEPDASRRCLTPNGRFFDLLLTAETIKDAQCEVKNIHKITVKYRFLSI
- the cas3 gene encoding CRISPR-associated helicase Cas3', whose product is MDGNKAVWRSQYASLDKISQKFWLNFKTLRNTADLKLLVNRQRENVLRDCLAAAEENPGIFSLTVPTGGGKTLASLAFALNHAQKFDKQRIIYVIPFTSIIEQNAKVFRGMVGNDSVLEHHCNFSVDEGDWKTKLASENWDAPVIVTTNVQFFDSFYANKPSKCRKLHNVANSIIIFDEVQAIPVENLKPCLEVIRELSLNYNVTSVLCTATQPAIHFSESFKSGLKDVKEIIQNIPDLFSKLKRTEETYIGQLSVQEIAGRLSGYKQVLCIVNTRQQALDIYNALPESNENFHLSALMYPAHRTKMFEKIKSLLDPSKKMPCRVISTQLIEAGVDIDFPCVFRSVAGIDSIAQAAGRCNRNGLHDQPQKVYIFDVTEAPNQMFFRKAAQSAEKLFERFDLKLTSPECVNEYFLDFFWKNEQHMDRKAILEKCGMAQSLDIPFKEISEFKMIDSPTVPIVIALEDEARKLTDLLPLEKYPGRVLRKLQQYCVQIYPYQLDAIKDWLENPISGVWVLRSDLLYERKTGLKCDPPRGNAFFG
- the cas5c gene encoding type I-C CRISPR-associated protein Cas5c, whose protein sequence is MGYGIKLRVWGDYALFTRPEMKVERVSYDVMTPSAARGILEAIFWKPAIRWIVDRIHVLNPICFENIRRNEIAKKTSVSSTDMRGSKELCIYSDDSDIRQQRSSMVLRNVDYVLEAHFELTGKEKGDPGKFLAIFERRVKKGQCFHRPYFGCREFPVNFEWCTHIPASPFSGEQDFGFMLHDIDFSNDMTAQFFRAVMKNGVIDCRKEVVS
- the cas8c gene encoding type I-C CRISPR-associated protein Cas8c/Csd1; its protein translation is MIFHSLISLYDRLSDTDKVPPYGFSFEDIGFMVIIDKKGKLVGDPQDLRQQIKADTYQYHTSMVPYSNKVNVRSGKGAVETPNFMVDKADYIFGMSGKSEKKGHHCSFFKRVQEVCDNSSDEGILAVKAFCETWNPDDSPRLKYWNEMCGTHGKWIAFRLQGDPGFIHERDEVKKRWTDFITKEEYPKGVSFIDGKEHNIQHQFAQFKFGSGASLVSFNEVAYESYSKKRGENAPISVAAEFKSSAALKFLFRSKTQRMRIGDATVVFWAERKSSIEKIFGQILNPSWEDQAAANQVKMFLGGVKKGVLPNDLQSEENLKFFILGLSLNKARLALRFWFVCTVGDLIKKLQAHFSDLEMELSSEDDIQYPGIWHLLKETARETKNISPVLSGALTRSILTGANYPQGFFQSVLGRVRVDRKINYLKASIIKAVLQRNYKKEIPMSLDTERKDVAYLLGRLFAVLEKAQKDALGKINTTIKDRFFSAASATPASVFPRLLRLSQHHIEKSEYGYKSDQRISEIMEHIDNFPSHMDLQNQGVFAIAYYHQKNAMDREMKEAVKNKKDKQTQKDQGEKND